In Crassostrea angulata isolate pt1a10 chromosome 6, ASM2561291v2, whole genome shotgun sequence, a genomic segment contains:
- the LOC128187799 gene encoding neuralized-like protein 2 yields the protein MTRFHPYHGQNIRLLHDNMVAYRETSFAHALTFSEKPLRPGEIFLVEIEKNERGWSGHMRIGLTQFNPADHFELPQYALPDLHNMGKSWIFAVTKSHNKVMLNEEGDTDNGDEPYQSVIGETDIVQTPQGSFSRSLLLPLGKLFPSNKSGNNSYHVPKKNVLPTDVGSRIGIMYKVNGDTAEMRFIINGEDQGPCARYIPYQGGNLHAVVDVYGTTKQVRIIQLYGVSTLQNACRDRILQLTSEDDLNKLPLPKKLKQFLRYEL from the exons ATGACAAGATTTCATCCTTACCATGGGCAGAACATTCGCCTTCTCCATGACAACATGGTGGCATACAGAGAAACAAGCTTTGCACATGCACTAACATTCAGTGAAAAGCCTTTACGACCAGGAGAAATATTCCTTGTGGAAATTGAGAAGAACGAACGTGGGTGGAGTGGGCACATGAGGATAGGACTAACGCAATTCAATCCCGCTGATCACTTTGAATTACCACAGTATGCACTTCCAGATCTCCATAACATGGGCAAATCATGGATATTTGCTGTGACTAAATCTCATAACAAAGTCATGTTGAATGAGGAGGGGGACACTGATAATGGTGATGAACCGTACCAGTCCGTCATAGGTGAGACGGACATCGTGCAGACCCCGCAAGGCTCGTTTAGTCGCAGCTTATTGTTACCTTTAGGAAAACTGTTTCCTTCAAATAAAAGTGGAAATAATTCATATCATGTGCCCAAAAAGAATGTGTTGCCAACAGATGTGGGCAGTAGGATTGGTATTATGTATAAAGTGAATGGTGACACGGCCGAAATGAGGTTCATAATCAATGGGGAGGATCAGGGGCCATGTGCTCGCTACATTCCTTACCAAGGGGGAAACCTTCATGCagttgtagatgtctatggAACCACCAAACAAGTGCGAATTATTCAGCTTTACGGAG TGTCCACCCTTCAGAACGCCTGCAGGGACAGAATCCTACAGCTAACCAGTGAGGACGACCTCAATAAGTTGCCATTGCCGAAAAAACTCAAGCAGTTCCTTCGATATGAACTGTAA
- the LOC128187797 gene encoding cytoplasmic tRNA 2-thiolation protein 2-like isoform X1: protein MSTINIELYYFIMCSVQEGEDVSPARKEKIVEERTCMKCEKKAVLVTRVNDAFCKECFMVYVTHKFRAAIGKSKLIRDGESVLVGVSGGQASSCLLHLIQEGLSGRAHKKLRFKPGLVFIDEGATIGMSAEERLANCTQVLEIMEKTGFPCYLKALEQAMELEREAVTNTADQTVTASMTSVEDLTKLHRYDKAEEELRALMDSLKSVSAKEDLIKSLRQKILMDLALKKGYSKVMLGDCSTRLAVRLLTDIAQGRGAHVAMDTAFADNRCNDITIVRPIRDFSSKEVAMFNILNNVPSVFIPRITTKAADSVSIEHLTERFVTGLQAEYPSTTSNIMRTGEKLHTEKKSSSENQCAICQAPLDTDVPPSSALSAVRFSETMSRCSSVTLSIFSTDTACGGGGDKTCQSEGQKESECCGRGDGSCQSKESKLTRDEVESALCYACRLLIKDLGDVSKLPKHILDDISQRQRRTKMKSEIEDFLLDPSNTPD from the exons ATGAGTACGATTAACATTGAACTATATTATTTCATCATGTGTAGTGTACAAGAAGGCGAAGATGTTTCTCCTGCACGCAAGGAAAAGATTGT GGAGGAGAGGACATGCATGAAATGTGAGAAGAAAGCAGTGCTGGTGACCAGAGTCAATGATGCTTTCTGCAA GGAGTGTTTCATGGTGTATGTCACCCACAAATTCCGGGCAGCCATTGGTAAGTCCAAGTTGATCAGAGATGGGGAGTCGGTCCTCGTGGGTGTGTCGGGGGGTCAGGCCTCTAGCTGTCTGCTGCACCTGATTCAGGAG GGTCTCAGTGGGCGTGCTCACAAGAAGTTACGATTTAAGCCAGGGCTTGTCTTTATTGATG AGGGTGCCACCATTGGGATGTCAGCTGAAGAGAGATTGGCTAACTGTACTCAGGTGTTAGAAATCATGGAGAAGACAGGTTTCCCCTGTTACCTGAAGGCCCTCGAACAG GCCATGGAACTAGAAAGAGAGGCTGTCACAAATACAGCCGACCAGACAGTCACAGCCTCGATGACCTCGGTAGAGGACCTGACCAAACTCCATCGGTATGACAAGGCGGAGGAGGAGCTCCGAGCTCTGATGGACTCACTCAAGTCTGTCAGCGCCAAAGAGGACCTCATCAAGAGCCTCAG GCAGAAGATTTTGATGGACCTTGCCCTTAAGAAAGGTTACTCCAAGGTCATGCTGGGGGACTGCAGCACCAGACTGGCTGTCCGACTACTGACTGACATCGCTCAGGGCAGGGGGGCCCATGTAGCCATGGATACT GCATTTGCAGACAACAGATGCAATGACATTACCATAGTTAGACCGATCAG GGATTTCAGCAGTAAAGAAGTGGCCATGTTTAACATCCTGAATAATGTGCCAAGTGTTTTCATTCCAAGGATAACAACcaaa GCAGCAGACAGCGTGAGCATTGAGCACCTGACAGAGAGGTTTGTGACCGGACTACAGGCTGAATACCCCTCAACAACCAGTAATATCATGAG GACAGGTGAAAAATTACACACAGAAAAAAAGAGTTCTTCGGAGAATCAATGTGCAATCTGTCAG GCCCCCCTCGACACGGACGTCCCTCCATCCTCAGCCCTGAGTGCCGTCAGGTTCTCTGAGACTATGTCTCGTTGTAGCAGTGTCACCCTATCTATATTTAGTACAGATACAGCATGTGGTGGGGGTGGAGACAAAACCTGTCAGTCAGAGGGACAAAAGGAATCTGAGTGCTGTGGGCGGGGTGATGGAAGCTGTCAATCAAAGGAATCAAA gctgACGCGTGATGAAGTTGAGTCAGCATTGTGTTATGCTTGTAGATTACTGATCAAAGACCTG GGTGATGTCAGTAAGCTGCCGAAACATATCCTGGATGATATCAGTCAGAGACAGCGAAg AACAAAAATGAAGTCAGAAATTGAGGATTTCCTGTTGGACCCCTCAAACACCCCAGATTGA
- the LOC128187797 gene encoding cytoplasmic tRNA 2-thiolation protein 2-like isoform X2, giving the protein MELTRENSLRRDWDFHKHFYGFRECFMVYVTHKFRAAIGKSKLIRDGESVLVGVSGGQASSCLLHLIQEGLSGRAHKKLRFKPGLVFIDEGATIGMSAEERLANCTQVLEIMEKTGFPCYLKALEQAMELEREAVTNTADQTVTASMTSVEDLTKLHRYDKAEEELRALMDSLKSVSAKEDLIKSLRQKILMDLALKKGYSKVMLGDCSTRLAVRLLTDIAQGRGAHVAMDTAFADNRCNDITIVRPIRDFSSKEVAMFNILNNVPSVFIPRITTKAADSVSIEHLTERFVTGLQAEYPSTTSNIMRTGEKLHTEKKSSSENQCAICQAPLDTDVPPSSALSAVRFSETMSRCSSVTLSIFSTDTACGGGGDKTCQSEGQKESECCGRGDGSCQSKESKLTRDEVESALCYACRLLIKDLGDVSKLPKHILDDISQRQRRTKMKSEIEDFLLDPSNTPD; this is encoded by the exons ATGGAGTTAACTCGAGAAAATTCCTTGCGAAGAGACTGGGATTTTCACAAACATTTTTATGGCTTTAG GGAGTGTTTCATGGTGTATGTCACCCACAAATTCCGGGCAGCCATTGGTAAGTCCAAGTTGATCAGAGATGGGGAGTCGGTCCTCGTGGGTGTGTCGGGGGGTCAGGCCTCTAGCTGTCTGCTGCACCTGATTCAGGAG GGTCTCAGTGGGCGTGCTCACAAGAAGTTACGATTTAAGCCAGGGCTTGTCTTTATTGATG AGGGTGCCACCATTGGGATGTCAGCTGAAGAGAGATTGGCTAACTGTACTCAGGTGTTAGAAATCATGGAGAAGACAGGTTTCCCCTGTTACCTGAAGGCCCTCGAACAG GCCATGGAACTAGAAAGAGAGGCTGTCACAAATACAGCCGACCAGACAGTCACAGCCTCGATGACCTCGGTAGAGGACCTGACCAAACTCCATCGGTATGACAAGGCGGAGGAGGAGCTCCGAGCTCTGATGGACTCACTCAAGTCTGTCAGCGCCAAAGAGGACCTCATCAAGAGCCTCAG GCAGAAGATTTTGATGGACCTTGCCCTTAAGAAAGGTTACTCCAAGGTCATGCTGGGGGACTGCAGCACCAGACTGGCTGTCCGACTACTGACTGACATCGCTCAGGGCAGGGGGGCCCATGTAGCCATGGATACT GCATTTGCAGACAACAGATGCAATGACATTACCATAGTTAGACCGATCAG GGATTTCAGCAGTAAAGAAGTGGCCATGTTTAACATCCTGAATAATGTGCCAAGTGTTTTCATTCCAAGGATAACAACcaaa GCAGCAGACAGCGTGAGCATTGAGCACCTGACAGAGAGGTTTGTGACCGGACTACAGGCTGAATACCCCTCAACAACCAGTAATATCATGAG GACAGGTGAAAAATTACACACAGAAAAAAAGAGTTCTTCGGAGAATCAATGTGCAATCTGTCAG GCCCCCCTCGACACGGACGTCCCTCCATCCTCAGCCCTGAGTGCCGTCAGGTTCTCTGAGACTATGTCTCGTTGTAGCAGTGTCACCCTATCTATATTTAGTACAGATACAGCATGTGGTGGGGGTGGAGACAAAACCTGTCAGTCAGAGGGACAAAAGGAATCTGAGTGCTGTGGGCGGGGTGATGGAAGCTGTCAATCAAAGGAATCAAA gctgACGCGTGATGAAGTTGAGTCAGCATTGTGTTATGCTTGTAGATTACTGATCAAAGACCTG GGTGATGTCAGTAAGCTGCCGAAACATATCCTGGATGATATCAGTCAGAGACAGCGAAg AACAAAAATGAAGTCAGAAATTGAGGATTTCCTGTTGGACCCCTCAAACACCCCAGATTGA